The DNA window GGCAAGGCGCTGAACGGATACACGATCGGCATCGCGCTCGAGAACTGCTGGTAGGGGCGATCGCGCGAGTGCGGGGCGGTCCCGATCGGCTGCCCGCACTGTTCCTGGTGTCGGTGATTCTTACAGTGGCACCGTACGCGATCGGCCCGGCGTCCGCGTTCGCCCGTCGTACATAGCGTTGCACGGTTTTTGCTAGACAGGAGATTTCCACTCCTCGGCCACACATGCAATTCGCTATCCATCTTCCTTGCCCATGTTCCGGGCGCGCAGCGGCAGACACGATCCTCTTTTCCGGGGCAGTGCATGCGCTACACGTATGAAATCACGCCCCGCCCGGAAAGCCATGGCGGCGGCTGGCGCCTGCGGCTGCATGCCGATGGCGAGGAAGTGGGCGGCGACGTCTTTCACGCACGCGAAGCCGCCGCCGATGTCGTGGCGGCATGGTGGTCCACATTGACGGATGACGAGCGGCTGGCATGGCTCGACCGCAGCACTGGCGGCACACCCGCCCACGCGCATCGGGCGTATGCCCGCGCGGCGGCATACGACGACGCCGAGCGCGCTGCGCGCCGGTGGCTGGAGCGCGTTGCTTCCTGATCCGTCGCCCGCTCGACAGCAGCGGCTGCCTCCTATCGCTCGGCGATCTCCGCCTGCCTGGCGAGGTATTCGCGTTCGAGCGCATCGAATGCCATGGGCCTGCCGAACAACCACCCCTGAGCGACGTCGACGCCATGCTCGCGCATGAACGACGCCTGCTCTTCCGTTTCGATACCCTCGGCGACCATGCGCAGGCCGATCCGCTGCGCCATCGCGATGATGTAGCCGACCACCTGGCTGGTCGGGGCGCCGGTGCCGATGGACTGGATGAACGCCCGGTCGATCTTCAGCAGGTCCAGGTCGAGCGATTCCAGTTGCGACAGGCTCGAGTAGCCGGTGCCGAAATCGTCGATCGCGACCTCGATCCCGCGCTCGCGCAGACGGGCAATGGTTCGCCGCGCCAGGTCCGGGTCGACGAAGGCGCGTTCGGTGATCTCGATGACCAGGTTGCGCGGACCGGCATGGCTGCGTGCCAGGAAATCGTCGAGCATCGATGGCAGGTTTTCCGAATGCAGGTCCGCCGCGGCGATGTTGACGGCGATGTGGAAGTCCGGATGCTCCGACAGGAACATGCCGATGTCGCGCGCGATCAGCGACAGCAGGCGTTCCGTGAGCTTGCCAACGAGGCCATTTTCCTCGGCGATCGGAATGAACAGGTCCGGGCCGATCAATTCGCCGGTGCCGCGGCGCATGCGCAGCAGGGCTTCGGCGCCGACCAGCCGGCCGGTCTGCAGGTTGACCAGCGGTTGATAGACGACGAAGAACTCGTCGTGCCGAAGGGCGTAGCGCAGCGCCGCCGCGATGGACATCTGGCGCCGCGCCAGCAGCAGGATCGCCGCCGCGAACGCCAATCCTGCGGCGAGACCTGCGGGCACGAGCCGCCATGCGTTGGCCTTCTCGCGTTCATGCAGTTGCGAGGCGGGAAGCGCGGCCAGGGCGACTGTCGCGCTTTTCGTGGAACGGACGATGGCGACCAGATGGGTGTCGTCGACGAATGTCACCGCCCGCTGGTCGCGCAGATGCGCGCGCCAGTGCGGCGAAACGGCCCCCCTGGCAACCGCGGGAGGCGAATTGGCTGGCTGGTCCATGTGGAAGATCGCGATGGAAATACCGGACCTGGCACCGGATGTGTCGACCGGCAGGTCGCTATGGATGAGCACCGCATAGCCGTCGCGTTCCAGGCCCAGCAGTGAATCGGGGCCCATGCCATCGACCGGCACGTGCAGGTAAACCCGCACGCCGGCCGCTGTCTCGAACGTCCGGTCGCCCAGCGGCATGCGGGTCGAGCCGATGGAGGAGCAGACGATGACACCGTCGCGCACCTGCCCGATCGCCTGCAGGTAGGTCGACGAGAGATCGATCCGCCGCATCAATGCCTGGGCTTCCGGGGTGCAGTCCGTGAGGCCGGCACGCTTGATCCGCCCGATGCCGACGAATGCCTGGCGCGCCGCTTCATCGGTCCGGTGTCCCACGTCGCGCGCATAGGCCAGCGCCAGCTCGGCTTCCGTTTCATAGGCGCGGCGTTGCGCTTCGCGATAGGCAAGGAAGGGGGAGAGCAGGGTCACCGCCAATGCGGCGAGCAAGCCGAAAAGGTAGAAGGTCTTGCTGCGCATGCTGCTCATCGGGGATCGCGGTGCCGCCCGCGTCGTAAAACGGATGCAGCGAGTATATGCTTGTCCACCGCGCAAGAGCGATGCTTGCGGTGGTCGCCGGGAAAAATACCTGTCGCCGCGCCCGGACGGTATCCGGGCATGCTCCCCGGCCTCTCCGGCGCTGGTGCCATGCCAGTCCGGCCGATGGCGCGCAGATTACTCCCGCGCGCCATCGGCAAGCACGACCGCCACCCCGACCGTTTCCAGCGCCGTCATCACCGCGGCGGGCGGCGGCGCGTCCGTGACCAGCACATCGATGGCGTCGAAGGCGCACAGCCGGTGCAGGAACGCCTTGCCGAACTTCGTTGCATCGGCCACCACGATGACCTGGCTGGCCTGGCGCATCATCGCTTTCTTCAGCGAGCTTTCCTCGTCCGACGGGCAGGTAAGCCCTTGCGGGTCGATGGCGCACGCGCCGAGCACCAGCTTGTCGAACTGGAAGTGCGCAACGCCAAGCCGCGCCTGCGCGCCTTCGAGGCTGCGCTGCCAGGGATTGAAACGACCCCCGGTCAGGTGCAGTTCCACGCCATCGCGCCCGCCCAGGGCTTCGGCGATGTCGATGGAGTTGGTCACCGCGTGCAGCGGTGATGAGGTCACCGCGCGGGCGACTGCCGACACCGTGGTCGACGTGTCGAACAGGACCCGTTCGCCGTTGCGGATGAGCGCGGCGGCCGCGGCGCCGATCGCCTGCCTGGCGGACGAGGTGCCGCCGCGGTCCTGGTA is part of the Pseudoduganella lutea genome and encodes:
- a CDS encoding DeoR/GlpR family DNA-binding transcription regulator, yielding MNELNALSQTRRLDAICDYLGQHYRIGIEDICRLFGVTRDTARRDVVRLDADGRVLRVRGGAVLPPQGGQVRQYQDRGGTSSARQAIGAAAAALIRNGERVLFDTSTTVSAVARAVTSSPLHAVTNSIDIAEALGGRDGVELHLTGGRFNPWQRSLEGAQARLGVAHFQFDKLVLGACAIDPQGLTCPSDEESSLKKAMMRQASQVIVVADATKFGKAFLHRLCAFDAIDVLVTDAPPPAAVMTALETVGVAVVLADGARE
- a CDS encoding EAL domain-containing protein, coding for MRSKTFYLFGLLAALAVTLLSPFLAYREAQRRAYETEAELALAYARDVGHRTDEAARQAFVGIGRIKRAGLTDCTPEAQALMRRIDLSSTYLQAIGQVRDGVIVCSSIGSTRMPLGDRTFETAAGVRVYLHVPVDGMGPDSLLGLERDGYAVLIHSDLPVDTSGARSGISIAIFHMDQPANSPPAVARGAVSPHWRAHLRDQRAVTFVDDTHLVAIVRSTKSATVALAALPASQLHEREKANAWRLVPAGLAAGLAFAAAILLLARRQMSIAAALRYALRHDEFFVVYQPLVNLQTGRLVGAEALLRMRRGTGELIGPDLFIPIAEENGLVGKLTERLLSLIARDIGMFLSEHPDFHIAVNIAAADLHSENLPSMLDDFLARSHAGPRNLVIEITERAFVDPDLARRTIARLRERGIEVAIDDFGTGYSSLSQLESLDLDLLKIDRAFIQSIGTGAPTSQVVGYIIAMAQRIGLRMVAEGIETEEQASFMREHGVDVAQGWLFGRPMAFDALEREYLARQAEIAER